A DNA window from Flavisolibacter ginsenosidimutans contains the following coding sequences:
- the lpxD gene encoding UDP-3-O-(3-hydroxymyristoyl)glucosamine N-acyltransferase, translating into MQFTAAQISVLLNGKIEGNADAMVSSFGKIEEAQLGQLTFFANPKYEDYLYTTNASIAIVNEGYELRQPVKPTLIRVQDAYSAFAQLLGKYQEMATQQLKGIQQPCFISSSAKLADDVYIGAFCYIGDNVKIESGTKIFPNSFIGDNVSIGRDCIIHPGVKIYHDCELNNQVIIHAGTVIGSDGFGFAPQADGSFKKVPQIGNVVIEDHVEIGANTTIDRATMGSTCIKAGAKLDNLIQIAHNVEVGNSTVIAAQAGVSGSTKIGNNVMIGGQAGLVGHIQIADGAKINAQSGVSKSIKDPYGAVTGSPAGDYTSALRSQAVFRNLPQLEKRIQELESIVKQLMAERLEQVTSSK; encoded by the coding sequence ATGCAATTTACGGCCGCCCAGATCTCGGTATTGTTGAACGGTAAAATTGAGGGGAATGCTGACGCGATGGTTTCTTCCTTTGGCAAAATTGAAGAGGCGCAGCTGGGGCAACTAACTTTTTTTGCCAATCCTAAATACGAAGATTACCTCTACACCACCAACGCTTCCATTGCCATTGTAAACGAGGGCTACGAACTGCGGCAGCCTGTAAAGCCCACCCTTATCCGGGTGCAAGATGCTTATTCGGCCTTTGCTCAATTATTGGGCAAATACCAGGAAATGGCAACACAGCAACTAAAAGGCATACAACAGCCTTGTTTTATTTCTTCTTCTGCCAAATTAGCCGACGATGTTTATATCGGTGCTTTTTGTTATATTGGTGATAACGTAAAAATAGAAAGCGGCACCAAAATATTTCCCAACTCGTTTATCGGCGATAACGTGAGCATTGGCCGGGACTGCATCATTCATCCCGGCGTAAAAATTTATCACGATTGTGAGTTGAACAATCAGGTGATCATTCATGCCGGAACGGTAATTGGTTCGGATGGCTTTGGCTTTGCTCCTCAAGCCGATGGTTCGTTTAAAAAAGTGCCGCAAATCGGAAACGTGGTGATCGAAGACCATGTAGAGATTGGCGCCAACACCACCATTGACCGCGCCACCATGGGTTCTACCTGCATTAAAGCCGGTGCTAAATTGGACAACCTTATACAAATTGCCCACAATGTAGAAGTCGGCAACAGTACCGTTATTGCCGCTCAGGCCGGTGTAAGCGGCTCTACAAAAATTGGCAACAATGTGATGATTGGTGGACAAGCCGGGTTGGTAGGCCACATTCAAATTGCCGATGGCGCTAAAATTAACGCACAAAGCGGCGTGAGTAAGTCTATTAAAGATCCGTATGGAGCGGTAACGGGTTCACCGGCCGGCGATTATACGAGTGCTTTACGCAGCCAGGCTGTTTTCCGCAACCTTCCGCAACTGGAAAAAAGAATTCAGGAGTTGGAAAGCATCGTGAAGCAACTAATGGCAGAGCGTTTAGAGCAAGTGACAAGCAGCAAGTAA